In Planctomicrobium piriforme, a single genomic region encodes these proteins:
- the rpsP gene encoding 30S ribosomal protein S16: MAVRIRMKKLGRTHRPFFRICIMDQQSPRNGKAIEEVGTYDPMVRDKSKRVTLKMDRVEHWMSVGAQPSEKVAVLIRKMKENDWGETKSPPPMMAPQVKAAPAAEEAPAEAAAE, from the coding sequence GTGGCGGTTCGAATTCGTATGAAAAAGCTCGGACGGACGCATCGTCCGTTCTTCCGGATCTGCATTATGGATCAGCAGAGCCCGCGCAACGGCAAGGCGATCGAAGAGGTCGGCACCTACGATCCCATGGTCCGCGATAAATCCAAGCGCGTCACGCTGAAGATGGATCGGGTCGAACACTGGATGTCGGTTGGCGCCCAGCCCAGCGAAAAAGTCGCCGTGCTGATTCGCAAGATGAAAGAAAATGACTGGGGCGAAACCAAATCTCCCCCTCCGATGATGGCTCCGCAGGTGAAAGCGGCCCCGGCCGCGGAAGAAGCACCCGCCGAAGCCGCCGCCGAATAA
- the trmD gene encoding tRNA (guanosine(37)-N1)-methyltransferase TrmD: MRPFRIDVLTLFPGIFDGYLGQSLLKRAIDAGLVEVHLWNFRDWATDRHKTVDEPPYGGGPGMLLKCEPIFACVEAVNAQADLPGQLVMLTPQGEPLNQQLIEKLAGQQRITLLCGRYEGFDDRIIQGLKPLEVSAGDFICNGGEVPAMLVIDAVIRLIPGVLGDETSAKYDSFSSAALLEYPQYTRPREFRDMRVPDILLSGDHGAIAKWRHEQSLERTRQRRGDLLSGSADDPQS, from the coding sequence ATGAGGCCCTTCCGGATCGATGTTCTGACTCTCTTCCCGGGAATCTTTGACGGTTACCTGGGACAGAGCCTGTTGAAACGAGCGATCGACGCCGGACTGGTCGAAGTTCATTTATGGAATTTTCGGGACTGGGCCACGGACCGACACAAAACGGTCGACGAACCGCCTTATGGCGGTGGCCCCGGAATGCTGCTGAAATGCGAGCCGATTTTCGCTTGTGTTGAAGCAGTAAACGCTCAGGCAGACTTGCCCGGGCAACTGGTGATGCTCACCCCGCAGGGGGAACCGCTGAATCAGCAGTTGATTGAAAAACTGGCCGGTCAACAGCGGATCACGTTGTTGTGCGGCCGTTACGAAGGATTTGACGACCGCATTATCCAGGGCCTGAAACCGTTGGAAGTCTCCGCCGGAGATTTCATCTGCAACGGCGGCGAGGTTCCGGCCATGCTGGTCATTGATGCGGTGATCCGACTCATTCCCGGCGTGCTGGGAGACGAGACCAGCGCCAAGTACGATTCGTTTTCGTCTGCGGCGCTGCTGGAGTATCCGCAATACACGCGGCCGCGGGAATTCCGCGACATGCGTGTGCCAGACATCCTCCTCAGTGGGGACCACGGCGCGATCGCCAAATGGCGACACGAACAAAGTTTGGAGAGAACCCGCCAGCGGCGGGGAGATTTATTGAGCGGCTCCGCGGATGACCCGCAGAGCTGA